The Solicola gregarius DNA window CGTGCGGATGCGAGACGACGTACTCCTCGCGACCGATGTCTATCTGCCGAGCCGTGGGAGCCGCTGGCCGGTGCTCGTTTCCCGTCTGCCGTACGACAAGGCGGGCGACGAGTGCTTCATGCCCGACATCGCCCGGTGGTTCAACGAGCGTGGATACGCCGTGGTCGTCCAAGACGTACGCGGCAAGGTCCGCTCGGGCGGCGCGCTGGCCCCTTTCGAGACCGAGGTCGCCGACGGGTACGACACGATCGAGTGGGTGACCGAGCAGTCCTGGTGCAACGGCTCGATCGGGATGTTCGGCGACTCGTACTTCGGCTGGACCCAATGGGCGGCCGCGGCGTCGCGTCATCGCGCGCTGCGCGCCATCGCGCCGCGGGTGATCTCGGCCGATATCGGCGACGTCACCTCTCGTGGCGGGCTGTTCGCTCTCGAGGTCACGGCACTGTGGGCGCTCGAGACCTGGGTGGACGAACGGCTGTACGCGTACGACGGTGAGCTCGAGTGGGGTGTCCGGCCGCTGTCCGAGGTGGTGCCGGCGGCACTCGGCGGCCGGCGCTCTGCGTTCCTGGACGATACGGCGCGTCGCGGCCTGCCTCCGTCGGCGCGGCTGTCGGTCGACGCAGACCTTCCCGCGTTGCACCTCGGTGGTTGGTGGGACCTCGTCAACGGCGGCCAGTTCGCCACCTGGCGCCGGAGCGTCGGCGCGCAGCGAGCGCCGCAGTACCTCGTCGTCGACGCGGTCGATCACGGCTGGACCCGACTTCGTCCGCCGGGCGAGCCGTACGTCGATCCGCTCACCGACGCTTCGACCCTCAGCGCCTTCCTGGACGACTACCTGGGCCCGCTGCTGCCCTTCTTCGACTATTACGTCTCGGGTGTCCGCGCGTACGACGCGCCGCCCGTCAGGTGGATGCTCACGCACGAGTCCTGGCGGCACGACGACCGTTGGCCGCCGCGCGACAGCGCGCCGGTCGACTGGTTCCTGACGGGCGGCCCGCGCGGTGGGCTCGCCGAGGCGCCTGACCGAGCCGAGCGAGTCGTCGAGTGGGCACAAGACCCGGACGACCTCGTGCCGAGCCTGGCGCACGCGTACCACCCGCTGATCGAGCCGGCCGACGACTCGGTGTTGATCCGGCGCGACGACGTGCTGACCTTCGAGACCGAGCCAGTACCTCGCCCCGTCGACCTCGCGGGGCCGATCAGTGTCGCGCTCGCGTACGAGTCGTCCTCGCCGACTGCGCGGATCATGGCGAGCCTGTGTGACGTGTCTCCCGACGGATCTGCGCTTCGCATCACCGACGGTGCGGGCATGGTCACGGCACAAGGCAGGTCGGCCGTCGATCTCGGCGACATCGGCTACCGCGTACGCCCCGGCCATCGGCTGCGGCTGCAGCTGTCGGCGTCGGAGTTCCCGCGGTACCTTCCCGATACAGGGACCGACGAGCACCCGTGGACCGCCCGCGAGTTCCGGCGCACCGAACACCGCATCGTCACCGGCGGGCGCCGTGGTGCCAGACTTCGATGCTTCGCCCTGCGAGCCCCGGGAGACAACGCATGAAGGGATTCCGGCCTCAACCGGTCGTCAAGGCCTTGCCCGACAAGACTCCGTCGAGCGGGCGGGTCCACGACGCGTTGCGTACCGCGATCCTGCACGGAGAGCTCGCGGCCGGCACGAGCCTCGGCGAGGCGCAGATCGGCGAGCAGCTCGGAGTCTCGCGTACGCCGGTGCGGGAGGCGTTCGCCGAGCTGCTCAACCAGGGCCTGCTCGTCGAGGGCGCCCGCCGGCAGGTCGTCGTCGCCGACCCGTCGCAGGAGATGATCGACGAGATCGTCCTGATGCGAGACGCGGTCGAACCAGTGATCGCCAGGCAGGCGGCCGAGCGAATGGACGTGTCGGACGTCGACCAGCTGCGGCTGATCATGATTCGTACGCGCCGGGCGATCGAAGCAGGCGACGGCAATGCCGCGCTCGACTGCGACGACGACTTCCATCTGCACATTCCGCGTGCGGCCGGGCTCGGCCTTGCGGCGGACGCCATCCGGCGTTTCCGAGGGCTCACCCGGCTCGCCGTGCGGCACTCGGTTTCCGACGATGCGGCGCTGCGGCGGATTGCCGATGACCACGACGCGATCATCGAGGCGCTGGCCAGTGGAGACGGCGAGAGCGCGGCCGAGGCGATGGCCGCGCATCTCGCCTCGGCGCCTTACTGAGCGGTGATCAGCCGGCCCATGTTCGTACGCGCGCGCTCGAACCGCTCGGACACGTCGGCCCAGTTCGCGATGTTCCAGAACGCCTTCACGTACTCGGCCTTGACGTTCAGGTAGTCGAGGTAGAACGCGTGCTCCCACATGTCGAGCAGCAGCAGCGGGACGACGCCGACGGGTACGTTGGCCTGCTGGTCGAAAAGCTGGAAGATCAACAGGCGCTGCCCGATCGAGTCCCAGCCGAGCACTGACCAGCCTGAGCCCTGGATGCCGGTCGCCGTCGCCGTGAAGTGCGCCTGGAACGCCGCGAACGACCCGAACTGGTCGGTGATCGCCGCAGCGAGCTCGCCATCGGGCTCGCCGCCACCGGTCGGCGAGATATTGTGCCAGAACACGGTGTGGTTGGTGTGCCCGCCGAGGTTGAAGGCGAGGTTCCTCTCGTGCAGGTTCACCGCGGCCAGGCTGTCGGTGTCGCGGGCCTCGGCAAGCCTCTCCAACGCCGTGTTGGCGCCGGCGACGTACGCGGCGTGGTGTTTGTCGTGGTGGAGCTCCATGATCTTCGCGCTGATGTGCGGCTCGAGCGCCGCGTAGTCGTACGGGAGTTCGGGCAGCGTGTAGACGCTCATGTGGTTTCCTCTCGTTCGCGTCGACCTCGAACGTAGAACCTCAACCTCAGTTGAGTTCAAGGCGGCGTTGCGTGCTTAAACTCGAGGGTGGCTAGGAGTCGTCTGGGGCGTCGTGCCTGTCCGGGTGCCGCCAGAAATCCGGGCACGTCGTGTCTGCCGCTTCGGGGAGGTAGCGCTCGATGCGCCTTCGTTGCCAATCGGCCTCTTTGCCGCGATAGAGCGTCGCTAGGTTGCCGACTGCGGCGTCCGGCTTCCCGAGGACCAGTACCAACACCCTTTGACCCGGTTCGTACGGACGCGTCTCGTTGAACCGTGCCGAGCCCGTGAGAACGCGCGTGGTCGCACGCGTCTCGGCAGCGGGCTTGATCCAGTCGTCGACGGCGATGGTCATCCATACTTCCAACGCCTTCGTCGTTCGCTTGGTCGACACGATCGTGCCCTCGACGATCCGGTACGCGCACGCGATCTCCTCGGCTCCGGTGAGCGCCTGCGACGCGTCTTGATCAGGATCGCTCCCGTTCGCGTAAACCGCGGTGGCGACTGCGGCGGCCACAATGCTCGCCGCGACGAGCACGGTGGATCGCCTCCACGGACTTCGAGGTCGCTCTGTGGCGGGCGCCGGGTTTGACGTCATGAGTCGTCCGGTACGTCGTGGCGGTCCGGATGGAGCCAGAAGTCGGGGCACTTAGTATGCGCGCCCTGCTTCAGGTAGGGCACGACCTCCGAGCGTGAGATGGAAATGGCCCGGTCGGCATAGACCGGCGTCCAAGGTGGGTCATACTCGACGATGAATACGTGTTGTCCCGGCGCGTACGCGCGGACAACATCGGCTGCTCGCGTAGAGAAGGCCACGAAGGTGGCGATACGTTTCGACTGATCGGTCGGCTTGTACCAGCGGCTGACCGCAACGGTCATTCGAACCCTCGATCGTCTGTCGGTAGGATCGATCGTTCTGATCGTGCCCTCGAAGATCCGGTTCGCGCAGGCGACAGTCTCGGGACCGTTGAGTGCTTGGGACGCCTCTTGATCAGGATCGCTCCCGTCACTGGCGTACAGAGCAGTGGCGATGACGGCGACCGCGGCGATACATGCGGCGACGAGGATGCCTGGACGAGTCCATCGACTGTGTGGCGATTGGGACCTCGGCGTATCGGTAGCGGCTTCGTCGCCAATCATGGTCATCGCTCGCCGCAGGCGTTCCTCCTCCGGCCCGCTCAGCTGGCTCATCTCAGATCACTTCCTTGTCTTGGAGTCGCGCCCTTATCGCACCCGTGGCGGAGTGGAGTCGGCTCTTGACGGTGCCCTCCGCGACGTCGAGGAGAGTCGCTATTTCGGAGACGTGCAGATCGGCGTAGAAGCGAAGCACGATGACCTGCCGTTGACGGTCGGTCAGGCCACCTAGCCCTTCGGCGACTGCGAGAGCGAGAACGCGCTCTTCCTCGCTGCTTGCCTCGGGCGGTCGTAGAGACCATCGGGCAGCGAGTCGTTCTCGCAGATTCGCGTCCCGTTCCCTAGATCGGTGCGAGTCGACCGCGACCCGAGACGCCACCGCCGACGTCCAAGCGCGGACGTTGCGAATCGGCGGCGCATCCCCCCGCGACCGGGACTCCAGCACCGTTGCCGAATCGCCCGGGGATCCCCGGTTAGCGCTCATGCGACTTTCCCTCCGTCGTGACTAAGACGGAACAGCGCCGCAGATCGTTCGGTCGGATACCGGATTTGTAATCCGCGCGAGTTTCGTCAGGCCTGCAGGGCGATCGGATCGAGGCCGTTCAACACCCATGAAACGCGCTCGGACGGTTGACTGGCTTGGCGTCGTTCAGTGCTCTCGCCAGGTCGGACGCATCTTGGCCGACGAGCGTGTCCTCGAGGCCGGGATCCGGGCCTGGCCTCCTGGCCGAGCGTCGTGCCTGCGGTGTGGATACGATCTTCCCCTCGTTCTCGCCGGCCCCGATCGAAGCGTGATCGTAGGGAACGAGACCACCCTCGCCGAGGCCGAGCCACTCGCCGTCCCCGGCGGCGCACTTCGCGCCAACCCAGTCGAGCGCGACGACGTAGTGATGGCCCTCCTCCACGCGAGGCTCGTCCTCATACAGCATCGTTGTGCGTCGTGAGGTAGCCCCGTCGCTGAACGTCCATCCGGGCGCATGCCAGACGACTGACTCCGGCGCGGGCCTCGCCGCGTGCCGTCGTGACCACACCACTTTGTCGACGCGCAGGCGCATATCCCGACCGATGAGACCTTCGCCGATATCCATCTCTTCGCGCGACGGTGGAATCTCGGTCTCCTCGGCAGCTGTGACAACGACAATGTGGTCTGCGTAAGTGACCCAGTCAGCGGCAGTGTCGCTGGGCAGGCGATCGGCGCCTTCCACGAAGACGATGCCGGGATCAGATGGGTCGGGACTGGCGGGCCGATCACGTATCGGTGCCCCGACGAGCACTACGGCGCCAGACACCACGATGGCCACCGCAATCGCCATAATGACGACGGCGAATCGGCTGCGACGGACGGAGTAGCCGATCAAGCCATGCCTCCTCATTTTGTGCTCGTCATCTAGAAGCCGTAGTTGATGTTCCGCCTGTTCAACCTCCTCGGTTTGGGGTACCTGGACGGCGTAGTCATACAACCGAGCTTCTTGGCGTGCTTCGAGATCGAGGGGTTCGCGTTGTCACCGTGGACAAGGCCAATCGCGTGCCCGGTCTCGTGGCAGGCGATTGGGCGTCTATACACACCGTTGCCGCGGATGCGGACGTACTGTTGGTCGCACTTGAAGGTGTGGACACCGGCGGCATCGTCGCACCAGGTAACACCGTCCTTACTGCTGCTCACGTGCCGGGAACCCTCCTGGTACACGACATCGGTTTCCGATGATCCGGTGAAGTCCGGGTTGCGGTCGTAGCGCACCGACAGGTCGGTCCGCCTGTAGCTACGCATTGCGTTGCGCACCGCTTTACGGTCGGATTTCTCGAGCCTCCGACTGCCGTGAGAGTCCATGTAGTACTTAACTGACCTGTTATCCGTCTGGCAGGTGATATGGCCATCTCCGCCATCCGGATCATCGCCACAGCGCCGCGCGCCAGGGGCCGCGCCGAAGACTGGGTAGAGGGTGCGAATCCTGGGTCGCTGCGCTCGTCCACCGTCACTCACCGGCGCGGCCTGATTCGACAACCGCCTTTCGCTGCCTCCTCGAGCGCCGACGTCAGTCGCGAAGACGACCGTGGATGCTGCGCCGACCGACAGCGTCACCGACACGATTGCCGCAGCGATGAAGCCCCGTCCTGCCGTGCGAGTGAGACTCGACCGAATCGAACATTCCGACTCCCCCAGCCCGGGCCATTACGGACAGTGATCACCTTCGTTACGGTTGCGGGCGGATGTCAACAGA harbors:
- a CDS encoding CocE/NonD family hydrolase, whose translation is MNSYGGVLSPGTHRRGATPRPFADVPADARPYAVRMRDDVLLATDVYLPSRGSRWPVLVSRLPYDKAGDECFMPDIARWFNERGYAVVVQDVRGKVRSGGALAPFETEVADGYDTIEWVTEQSWCNGSIGMFGDSYFGWTQWAAAASRHRALRAIAPRVISADIGDVTSRGGLFALEVTALWALETWVDERLYAYDGELEWGVRPLSEVVPAALGGRRSAFLDDTARRGLPPSARLSVDADLPALHLGGWWDLVNGGQFATWRRSVGAQRAPQYLVVDAVDHGWTRLRPPGEPYVDPLTDASTLSAFLDDYLGPLLPFFDYYVSGVRAYDAPPVRWMLTHESWRHDDRWPPRDSAPVDWFLTGGPRGGLAEAPDRAERVVEWAQDPDDLVPSLAHAYHPLIEPADDSVLIRRDDVLTFETEPVPRPVDLAGPISVALAYESSSPTARIMASLCDVSPDGSALRITDGAGMVTAQGRSAVDLGDIGYRVRPGHRLRLQLSASEFPRYLPDTGTDEHPWTAREFRRTEHRIVTGGRRGARLRCFALRAPGDNA
- a CDS encoding GntR family transcriptional regulator gives rise to the protein MKGFRPQPVVKALPDKTPSSGRVHDALRTAILHGELAAGTSLGEAQIGEQLGVSRTPVREAFAELLNQGLLVEGARRQVVVADPSQEMIDEIVLMRDAVEPVIARQAAERMDVSDVDQLRLIMIRTRRAIEAGDGNAALDCDDDFHLHIPRAAGLGLAADAIRRFRGLTRLAVRHSVSDDAALRRIADDHDAIIEALASGDGESAAEAMAAHLASAPY
- a CDS encoding superoxide dismutase, producing MSVYTLPELPYDYAALEPHISAKIMELHHDKHHAAYVAGANTALERLAEARDTDSLAAVNLHERNLAFNLGGHTNHTVFWHNISPTGGGEPDGELAAAITDQFGSFAAFQAHFTATATGIQGSGWSVLGWDSIGQRLLIFQLFDQQANVPVGVVPLLLLDMWEHAFYLDYLNVKAEYVKAFWNIANWADVSERFERARTNMGRLITAQ
- a CDS encoding RNA polymerase sigma factor; amino-acid sequence: MSANRGSPGDSATVLESRSRGDAPPIRNVRAWTSAVASRVAVDSHRSRERDANLRERLAARWSLRPPEASSEEERVLALAVAEGLGGLTDRQRQVIVLRFYADLHVSEIATLLDVAEGTVKSRLHSATGAIRARLQDKEVI